From Streptomyces sp. NBC_00775, one genomic window encodes:
- a CDS encoding gamma-glutamylcyclotransferase family protein, whose translation MATVGRPPQVRLPFFVYGTLRPGEHNHDLFLRGRTESEEPGRMCGIVLYDGPGYPYAVEEPGGVVSGELVTALPEAYEELLAALDGLEEYTPGDPRNLYERVVREATSADGTTVVRAWVYVAAPTVAARLRARGKLVESGDWHGR comes from the coding sequence ATGGCCACGGTCGGACGGCCGCCGCAGGTGCGACTGCCCTTCTTCGTCTACGGCACCCTGCGCCCCGGCGAGCACAACCACGACCTCTTCCTGCGCGGCCGCACGGAGTCCGAGGAGCCGGGACGCATGTGCGGGATCGTCCTGTACGACGGCCCCGGCTATCCGTACGCCGTCGAGGAACCCGGCGGAGTGGTGAGCGGCGAACTCGTGACCGCGCTGCCCGAGGCGTACGAGGAACTCCTGGCGGCGCTCGACGGGTTGGAGGAGTACACGCCGGGCGATCCGCGCAACCTGTACGAGCGGGTCGTGCGCGAGGCCACGAGCGCCGACGGGACGACGGTCGTACGGGCCTGGGTGTACGTGGCCGCCCCCACCGTCGCCGCCCGGCTGCGGGCCCGCGGCAAGCTCGTCGAGAGCGGGGACTGGCACGGCCGCTGA
- a CDS encoding intradiol ring-cleavage dioxygenase, producing the protein MTDSDITRRRALALGGAATGAALGIGLASCSSDDDSQTSSDASPGASGSAGASARAASDTCVLNPAVTQGPYYLDGALFRKDITDGKQGVPLAVRLTVRDQAGSCAPVSGAAVEIWHCDAWGYYSGYTTANPGGSAPAEREDTSGAVDKTYLRGFQTTGDDGMVEFTTIYPGWYTPRATHIHVKVHTGGIKADNTYEGGKVNWTGQLFFDDKYGEEVYKKSPYSGHTGSWTRLDDDMVYAGGGAKDGLMTVTGSVDSGLTGTLTVGIDPDKENSGAGTGGGGSQPPSGPPPSGMPSGMPSGMPSGTPSATMPPNDASASATS; encoded by the coding sequence ATGACCGACAGCGACATCACCCGGCGCCGTGCCCTCGCGCTGGGCGGCGCGGCCACCGGCGCCGCCCTGGGCATCGGGCTCGCCTCGTGCTCCTCGGACGACGACTCGCAGACGTCCTCGGACGCGTCCCCGGGTGCGTCGGGTTCCGCCGGAGCCTCCGCCCGGGCCGCCTCCGACACGTGCGTGCTCAACCCCGCGGTCACGCAAGGGCCGTACTACCTGGACGGCGCGCTGTTCCGGAAGGACATCACCGACGGCAAGCAGGGCGTCCCGCTCGCGGTGCGGCTGACCGTGCGGGACCAGGCCGGGTCCTGCGCCCCGGTGTCCGGCGCGGCCGTCGAGATCTGGCACTGCGACGCCTGGGGCTACTACTCCGGCTACACCACCGCCAACCCCGGCGGCTCCGCGCCCGCCGAGAGAGAGGACACCAGCGGTGCCGTCGACAAGACGTATCTGCGCGGCTTTCAGACGACCGGCGACGACGGGATGGTGGAGTTCACGACGATCTACCCCGGCTGGTACACACCGCGCGCCACGCACATCCACGTCAAGGTGCACACCGGCGGCATCAAGGCCGACAACACCTATGAGGGCGGCAAGGTCAACTGGACGGGGCAGCTCTTCTTCGACGACAAGTACGGGGAGGAGGTCTACAAGAAGTCCCCGTACAGCGGGCACACCGGGAGCTGGACCAGGCTCGACGACGACATGGTCTATGCCGGGGGTGGTGCGAAGGACGGGCTCATGACCGTGACCGGGTCCGTGGATTCCGGCCTCACCGGCACGCTGACCGTGGGGATCGACCCGGACAAGGAGAACTCCGGCGCGGGCACGGGCGGCGGGGGCAGCCAGCCGCCCAGCGGACCGCCGCCGAGCGGAATGCCGAGCGGGATGCCCAGTGGTATGCCCAGTGGCACCCCGAGCGCGACGATGCCGCCCAACGATGCGAGCGCGTCCGCGACCTCGTAG
- a CDS encoding molybdopterin oxidoreductase family protein, translated as MDTSVTPTHCPYCALQCGMNLTPAADGGVEVTERADFPVNRGALCGKGRTAPALLSSRVRLTSPLIRKGGVLEPAGWDEALDRITEGLSRTRTEHGPDACGVFGGGGLTNEKAYALGKFARVVLRTSQIDYNGRFCMSSAAAAGIKAFGLDRGLPFPLEDIPRTGCVILVGSNLAETMPPALRYLTELKENGGTLIVIDPRRTRTAEQADLHLAPRPGTDLALALGLLHLIVSEGRTDEEYIQSRTSGWEETRAAAMAHWPEYVERITGVSVPQLREAVRLFCEPEAAMVLTARGPEQQSKGTDTVGAWINLCLATGRSGRPLSGYGCLTGQGNGQGGREHGQKADQLPGYRKLTDPTARRHVAEVWGVDPDSLPGPGRSAYELLDAMGTDIHSLLLMGSNPVVSAPHASHIEERLKSLDFLAVADVVLSETAALADVVLPVTQWAEETGTTTNLEGRVLLRRRAITPPEGVRSDLDVLHELAARLGVEKGFPTDPEEVFDELRRASAGGPADYSGITYRRLAEENGVFWPCPAPEGTDSTDGTDSTVGFGDREDASLDVFPDDPAEDGTPADLPGDTPAGVHPGTPRLFLDRFATEDGRARFVPVSHRAAAEEPDDEYPVLLTTGRVVAQYQSGAQTRRVDELNAAAPGPFVEMHPRLAERLGAADGDAVAVVSRRGRAVAPARITTTIRPDTVFMPFHWPGEGRANTLTNPALDPTSRMPEFKTCAVRVETAK; from the coding sequence ATGGACACCTCCGTGACGCCCACCCACTGCCCGTACTGCGCCCTGCAGTGCGGGATGAATCTGACGCCCGCGGCCGACGGTGGCGTCGAGGTGACCGAGCGCGCCGACTTCCCGGTGAACCGGGGCGCGCTGTGCGGCAAGGGGCGTACGGCGCCCGCGCTGCTGTCGTCCCGGGTGCGGCTGACCTCGCCGCTGATCCGCAAGGGTGGCGTCCTGGAGCCCGCCGGCTGGGACGAGGCGCTCGACCGGATCACCGAAGGGCTGTCCCGCACGCGCACGGAGCATGGTCCGGACGCGTGCGGGGTGTTCGGCGGGGGCGGACTGACGAACGAGAAGGCGTACGCCCTCGGGAAGTTCGCCCGCGTCGTCCTCCGCACCTCGCAGATCGACTACAACGGCCGCTTCTGTATGTCGTCCGCGGCGGCCGCCGGCATCAAGGCGTTCGGCCTGGACCGGGGGCTGCCCTTCCCCCTGGAGGACATCCCGAGGACCGGCTGCGTGATCCTCGTCGGCTCCAACCTCGCCGAGACGATGCCGCCCGCGCTGCGCTACCTCACCGAGCTCAAGGAGAACGGCGGCACGCTGATCGTCATCGACCCGCGCCGCACCCGCACGGCCGAGCAGGCGGACCTGCATCTCGCGCCCCGCCCCGGCACGGACCTGGCACTCGCCCTCGGCCTGCTCCATCTCATCGTCTCCGAGGGCCGTACGGACGAGGAGTACATCCAGTCCCGTACGAGCGGCTGGGAGGAGACGCGGGCGGCGGCCATGGCGCACTGGCCGGAGTACGTGGAGCGGATCACGGGGGTGTCCGTTCCTCAACTCCGTGAGGCAGTACGGCTGTTCTGCGAGCCGGAGGCCGCGATGGTGCTCACCGCGCGCGGGCCCGAGCAGCAGTCCAAGGGCACGGACACGGTGGGCGCATGGATCAACCTGTGCCTGGCGACGGGCCGTTCGGGACGCCCGCTGTCCGGGTACGGCTGCCTCACCGGGCAGGGCAACGGGCAGGGCGGGCGCGAACACGGCCAGAAGGCCGACCAGTTGCCCGGCTACCGCAAACTGACGGATCCGACGGCGCGGCGCCATGTGGCCGAGGTGTGGGGCGTGGACCCCGACTCACTGCCGGGGCCGGGCCGCAGCGCGTACGAACTCCTCGACGCGATGGGTACGGACATCCACTCCCTGCTGCTGATGGGCTCGAACCCGGTGGTGTCCGCGCCCCACGCCTCGCACATCGAGGAGCGGCTGAAGTCCCTGGACTTCCTGGCGGTCGCGGACGTCGTCCTCTCCGAGACGGCCGCCCTCGCGGACGTCGTCCTGCCGGTGACGCAATGGGCCGAGGAGACGGGCACGACGACGAACCTGGAGGGCCGTGTGCTGCTGCGCCGCCGGGCGATCACCCCTCCCGAGGGCGTACGCAGCGACCTCGACGTCCTCCATGAACTGGCCGCCCGCCTCGGCGTGGAGAAGGGCTTCCCGACAGACCCGGAGGAGGTCTTCGACGAGCTGCGCCGGGCGAGCGCGGGCGGGCCTGCGGACTACTCGGGGATCACCTACCGGCGGCTGGCGGAGGAGAACGGGGTGTTCTGGCCTTGCCCGGCGCCGGAGGGCACGGACAGCACGGACGGCACCGACAGCACCGTGGGCTTCGGCGACCGCGAGGACGCCTCGCTGGACGTGTTCCCGGACGACCCGGCCGAGGACGGCACCCCGGCCGACCTCCCTGGCGACACGCCGGCCGGCGTCCACCCGGGCACCCCCCGCCTCTTCCTCGACCGTTTCGCCACCGAGGACGGCCGCGCGCGGTTCGTCCCCGTGTCGCACCGGGCCGCCGCCGAAGAACCGGACGACGAGTACCCGGTGCTGCTGACCACCGGGCGCGTCGTCGCGCAGTACCAGTCGGGCGCCCAGACACGGCGCGTCGACGAGCTGAACGCCGCGGCGCCCGGGCCGTTCGTGGAGATGCATCCGCGGCTGGCCGAGCGGCTCGGGGCGGCGGACGGCGACGCGGTGGCGGTGGTGTCACGGCGCGGGCGGGCCGTCGCACCGGCCCGGATCACGACCACCATCCGCCCCGACACCGTGTTCATGCCCTTCCACTGGCCGGGCGAGGGCCGGGCCAACACCCTGACCAACCCGGCCCTCGACCCCACCTCACGGATGCCCGAGTTCAAGACGTGCGCGGTGCGGGTGGAGACGGCGAAGTAG
- a CDS encoding amino acid adenylation domain-containing protein, whose product MPLRHLTPHDQSLFWRFGRGPAVPVPDPLIHRAVERHAAATPHAVAAEHQGATITYGELNRYADALAARLVREGVRPGDHVGLFVRRSIPMLVGLLGTLKAGAAYVPQDIGLTPAAQLRHVVRGAATRVVLTLAEHAHRVPLPPGGLLIALDEPAPYEPEPGRPFSVAAVRPDDGCYVLFTSGTTGRPNGVKVTHRNVANILLTEPGALGVRPGERVAQLLNIAFDMAAWEILGCLTHGGTLVIRGKDIAATARTADVLIATPTVLSGIDPAHCPHVRAVAVAGEPCPRPLADLWARRTAFHNSCGPTETTIVNTMRRHDPADPLLTIGRPTPNNTVYVLDGRRRPLPIGEVGEMWAGGDCVSAGYLGNPDLTAERYAPDPFLGGGRLMFRTRDLGRWTPDGELEHLGRTDDQVKVRGFRVELDAVSSVLESVAGCARAVTLKRDARTLVSFVCPADVDPETARRAVANALPYYCVPSDVVPLATLPETDRGKIDKSALLRLAEERFEVVAR is encoded by the coding sequence ATGCCTCTGCGCCATCTCACCCCCCACGACCAGTCCCTTTTCTGGCGATTCGGCCGAGGACCGGCCGTCCCCGTCCCGGACCCGCTCATCCACCGCGCCGTCGAACGACACGCAGCGGCCACCCCCCACGCCGTCGCCGCCGAACACCAGGGCGCCACGATCACGTACGGCGAGCTGAACCGCTACGCGGACGCGCTTGCCGCCCGCCTCGTCCGCGAGGGCGTACGGCCCGGCGACCACGTCGGCCTCTTCGTACGCCGGTCGATCCCGATGCTCGTCGGACTCCTCGGCACACTGAAGGCGGGCGCTGCCTATGTCCCGCAGGACATCGGGCTGACCCCGGCGGCCCAGCTGAGACATGTCGTGCGCGGCGCCGCGACGCGCGTAGTGCTCACCCTGGCGGAGCACGCGCACCGGGTTCCCTTACCGCCGGGCGGCCTGCTGATCGCGCTCGACGAGCCGGCGCCGTACGAGCCGGAGCCGGGCCGCCCGTTCTCCGTGGCGGCCGTCCGCCCGGACGACGGCTGCTACGTCCTGTTCACCTCCGGCACCACCGGCCGGCCCAACGGCGTCAAGGTCACCCACCGCAACGTCGCGAACATCCTGCTCACCGAGCCGGGCGCGCTCGGCGTCCGCCCCGGCGAACGCGTGGCCCAACTCCTCAACATCGCCTTCGACATGGCGGCCTGGGAGATCCTCGGCTGCCTCACGCACGGCGGCACGCTGGTCATCCGCGGCAAGGACATCGCGGCGACGGCCCGTACGGCGGACGTCCTCATCGCCACGCCGACCGTCCTGTCCGGCATCGACCCGGCGCACTGCCCGCACGTACGGGCGGTCGCCGTCGCGGGAGAGCCCTGCCCGCGTCCGCTCGCCGACCTCTGGGCGCGGCGCACCGCCTTCCACAACTCCTGCGGCCCGACCGAGACGACGATCGTGAACACGATGCGCCGCCACGATCCGGCGGATCCGCTGCTCACCATCGGCCGCCCCACCCCCAACAACACGGTGTACGTCCTCGACGGGCGCCGCCGGCCGTTGCCCATCGGCGAGGTGGGCGAGATGTGGGCGGGCGGCGACTGCGTCTCGGCGGGCTATCTGGGCAACCCGGACCTGACCGCCGAGCGATACGCGCCGGACCCCTTCCTCGGCGGGGGCCGGCTGATGTTCCGCACCCGCGACCTCGGCCGCTGGACCCCCGACGGCGAACTCGAACACCTCGGCCGCACCGACGACCAGGTCAAGGTCCGCGGCTTCCGCGTCGAACTCGACGCCGTCTCCTCGGTGCTGGAGTCGGTGGCGGGCTGCGCCCGCGCGGTGACCCTGAAACGCGACGCCCGCACGCTCGTCTCGTTCGTCTGCCCGGCGGACGTCGACCCGGAGACCGCCCGCCGAGCGGTGGCGAACGCCCTCCCGTACTACTGCGTGCCCTCCGACGTCGTGCCCCTCGCCACCCTCCCCGAGACCGACCGCGGCAAGATCGACAAGTCGGCGCTGCTGCGGCTGGCGGAGGAACGGTTCGAGGTGGTCGCGCGATGA
- a CDS encoding enoyl-CoA hydratase-related protein, with translation MNNLKIEQDGGVVTVRLHRPHVLNALNTELLTELLQGLRSLDKDPQVGCFVITGSERAFAAGADIKEMAGRTASEMAAEDYFSGWEEFAAFRTPKIAAVNGLALGGGCELAMMCDLIIAGESAAFGQPEIRLGVIPGIGGTQRLTRLVGRAKAMDLILTGRTMDAHEAERAGLVSRVVPDGRVLPEALETATAIAAYGRPAVTAARECVDRALETGLGDGVLFERRVFHGLFATEDQKEGMSAFLEKRAPVFRGR, from the coding sequence ATGAACAACCTCAAGATCGAACAGGACGGCGGGGTGGTGACCGTACGCCTCCACCGCCCGCACGTCCTCAACGCACTGAACACCGAACTGCTCACCGAACTCCTGCAAGGGCTGCGCTCGTTGGACAAGGACCCCCAGGTCGGCTGCTTCGTGATCACGGGATCCGAGCGGGCCTTCGCGGCGGGCGCCGACATCAAGGAGATGGCGGGGAGGACCGCGTCCGAGATGGCGGCGGAGGACTACTTCTCCGGGTGGGAGGAGTTCGCCGCCTTCCGCACCCCGAAGATCGCCGCCGTCAACGGCCTCGCGCTGGGCGGCGGTTGCGAGCTGGCGATGATGTGCGACCTGATCATCGCGGGCGAGTCGGCCGCCTTCGGCCAGCCGGAGATCAGGCTCGGCGTGATCCCCGGCATCGGCGGCACCCAGCGGCTGACGCGACTGGTGGGCCGGGCCAAGGCGATGGACCTGATCCTCACGGGCCGCACGATGGACGCGCACGAGGCGGAACGCGCGGGCCTGGTGTCCCGCGTGGTCCCCGACGGCCGTGTCCTCCCCGAGGCACTGGAGACGGCCACGGCCATCGCCGCGTACGGCCGCCCGGCGGTCACCGCAGCCCGTGAGTGCGTGGACCGGGCCCTGGAGACGGGGCTCGGCGACGGCGTCCTCTTCGAACGCCGCGTGTTCCACGGGCTGTTCGCCACGGAGGACCAGAAGGAGGGGATGAGCGCGTTCCTGGAGAAGCGGGCGCCCGTCTTCAGGGGACGCTGA
- a CDS encoding membrane-associated oxidoreductase, giving the protein MTAPADLTPAERRVWQAFPRGEGVDFRESVDDDPAAGGSWGPERTVRAEVLRALLVGGPTSEGDIAGLKLTGARVSGQLNLMYGTVDHPVRMRSCHFEQAPNLYGARLPVLVLSDSVLPGISAGNLRVDGVLRLSCCRVTGPLRLQGAKTSGAVFLNGARLGPPDAPGTPSNPDAPGGPGPEASEEPVLQLNHAEIGTDVWAVGLVAHGQVRLNGATVGGQVNLDDAELYAPPGATVLHAETLSIGTDLRAMRLRAHGRVNLSGSRIPHQLNLAYARLSHPEGQALRASSCVIGELWLRDAAPIKGTVNLRRSQLDLLHIAPEVWPGRVSIDGLSYRTLAPHLPAERRLPLLERDERGYLPYAYEQLTAAYRTAGDDGAARKVQLAKLRRHRRTLPRYARLWGHLQDATVGYGFRPMRAAGWLLLLLCTGAVAFALHHPHALKPAEAPDFNPVVYTLDLLLPIIDFGQEGAFAPRGGYQWLSYLLIVTGWILATTIAAGASRSLSRQ; this is encoded by the coding sequence GTGACGGCGCCCGCCGATCTGACCCCCGCGGAACGCCGCGTCTGGCAGGCCTTCCCGCGCGGTGAGGGAGTCGACTTCCGCGAGAGCGTCGACGACGACCCCGCGGCCGGCGGGTCCTGGGGTCCGGAGCGGACCGTACGCGCCGAGGTGCTGCGGGCGCTGCTGGTCGGCGGGCCGACCAGCGAGGGTGACATCGCGGGACTGAAGCTGACGGGCGCACGCGTGAGCGGGCAGCTCAACCTCATGTACGGGACGGTCGACCACCCGGTGCGGATGCGGTCCTGCCATTTCGAGCAGGCCCCGAATCTGTACGGGGCGCGACTGCCCGTCCTGGTACTGAGCGACTCGGTGCTGCCCGGGATCAGCGCGGGAAACCTGCGCGTCGACGGGGTGCTGCGGCTCAGCTGCTGCCGTGTCACCGGCCCGCTGCGGCTCCAGGGGGCGAAGACCTCCGGCGCCGTGTTCCTCAACGGGGCGCGGCTCGGGCCCCCGGACGCGCCGGGCACGCCGAGCAATCCGGACGCGCCGGGCGGCCCTGGTCCCGAAGCGTCCGAGGAACCGGTTCTCCAGCTCAACCACGCGGAGATCGGCACCGACGTGTGGGCCGTCGGGCTCGTCGCCCACGGCCAGGTCCGGCTGAACGGGGCCACGGTCGGCGGGCAGGTCAACCTCGACGACGCCGAGCTGTACGCGCCGCCCGGCGCGACCGTCCTGCACGCCGAGACCCTGTCGATCGGCACCGACCTGCGGGCCATGCGGCTGCGGGCCCACGGCCGGGTCAACCTGAGCGGGTCCAGGATTCCCCACCAGCTCAATCTCGCCTACGCCCGGCTGTCCCACCCCGAGGGCCAGGCCCTGCGCGCCAGCAGCTGTGTCATCGGCGAGCTGTGGCTGCGCGATGCCGCCCCGATCAAGGGCACGGTGAATCTGCGCCGCTCCCAGCTGGACCTCCTGCACATCGCTCCGGAGGTGTGGCCCGGGCGCGTCAGCATCGACGGCCTCAGCTACCGCACCCTCGCCCCGCATCTGCCCGCCGAGCGGCGACTGCCGCTGCTCGAACGCGACGAGCGGGGCTATCTTCCGTACGCCTACGAGCAGTTGACCGCCGCGTACCGCACCGCGGGCGACGACGGCGCCGCGCGCAAGGTCCAGCTGGCCAAACTCCGCCGCCATCGCCGGACGCTGCCGCGTTACGCCAGGTTATGGGGCCACCTGCAGGACGCGACCGTCGGCTACGGCTTCCGCCCGATGCGCGCCGCCGGCTGGCTGCTGTTGCTGCTGTGCACCGGCGCCGTCGCCTTCGCGCTGCACCACCCGCACGCCCTGAAGCCCGCCGAGGCGCCCGACTTCAACCCCGTCGTCTACACCCTCGATCTGCTGCTGCCCATCATCGACTTCGGGCAGGAGGGGGCGTTCGCGCCGCGCGGCGGGTACCAGTGGCTCTCCTATCTGCTGATCGTCACCGGGTGGATCCTGGCGACGACGATCGCGGCGGGCGCGAGCCGCTCCCTGAGCCGCCAGTAG
- a CDS encoding SanA/YdcF family protein, with the protein MRHLVELPKPRNPRLPRLPRTRTGQRRAVQAFMLLCVLALLPATWMYVVTGDRLRTTADAPRTEVAVVFGAGLWDGEPSPYLAHRLDAAAKLYRAGRIEVVLVTGDNSRKDYDEPDAMRAYLTKRGVPDKRIVSDYAGFDTWDSCVRAKKIFGVDRAVLISQGFHIRRAVALCQAAGVDSYGIAVDAKHDATWYYGGTREVFAAGKAALDAVFKPDPQFLGPKEPGVTRALASAAGR; encoded by the coding sequence ATGCGCCATCTCGTTGAGCTGCCCAAGCCGCGCAACCCACGCCTGCCACGACTGCCACGCACCCGTACCGGGCAGCGGCGGGCCGTGCAGGCGTTCATGCTGCTGTGCGTGCTGGCGCTGCTTCCGGCGACCTGGATGTACGTGGTGACGGGCGACCGGCTGCGGACCACCGCGGACGCGCCGCGCACCGAGGTCGCGGTGGTCTTCGGGGCCGGGCTGTGGGACGGCGAGCCCTCCCCGTACCTCGCGCACCGCCTCGACGCGGCCGCGAAGCTGTACCGGGCCGGGCGGATCGAGGTCGTCCTGGTCACCGGCGACAACAGCCGCAAGGACTACGACGAACCGGACGCGATGCGCGCGTATCTGACGAAGCGTGGGGTGCCGGACAAGCGGATCGTCAGCGACTACGCCGGGTTCGACACCTGGGACTCCTGTGTGCGCGCGAAGAAGATCTTCGGCGTCGACCGGGCCGTACTGATCAGCCAGGGCTTCCACATCCGCCGCGCGGTCGCCCTGTGCCAGGCGGCGGGGGTCGACTCGTACGGCATCGCAGTCGACGCGAAGCACGACGCCACCTGGTACTACGGCGGCACCCGGGAGGTCTTCGCCGCCGGAAAGGCCGCCCTGGACGCGGTGTTCAAGCCGGATCCGCAGTTCCTGGGACCGAAGGAGCCGGGGGTCACCCGGGCCCTGGCGTCGGCGGCCGGAAGGTGA
- a CDS encoding sirohydrochlorin chelatase: MTASNPPPDESQPRPGGQPLRGAHPDGHLDSTAQLMNRITSQLGSQLSLVSLNGTRRPEPPALVLVAHGSRDPRTLSTVGTLIERVRELRPHLSVRLGHIELNEPLLPDTLASLDGKTDAVLVPLLLSRGYHVKRDIPEMAAAAPRVRTRVAAPLGPHPLLVETLYARLVEAGWRTRMSDSARRASGVVLAAAGSRDPDAAVDTRRTAQLLAERLGVPVVPAYASAAAPTVPSAMRALAARGRHRIAVASYFTAPGRFATECAEAAPWIAADPLGDHPAMARLVLHRYDQALATPATTEPELAAV; this comes from the coding sequence ATGACGGCGTCGAATCCTCCCCCCGACGAGTCCCAGCCCCGCCCCGGCGGCCAGCCGCTCCGTGGCGCCCACCCAGACGGTCACCTCGACAGTACGGCGCAACTCATGAACCGGATCACCAGCCAGCTCGGCAGCCAGCTCAGCCTCGTCTCGCTCAACGGCACGCGCCGCCCCGAGCCGCCCGCGCTCGTCCTCGTGGCGCACGGCAGCCGCGACCCGCGCACGCTGAGCACCGTAGGCACCCTGATCGAGCGGGTCCGTGAGCTGCGCCCCCACCTGTCCGTGCGCCTGGGCCACATCGAGCTGAACGAACCGCTGCTGCCCGACACGCTCGCCTCCCTCGACGGCAAGACGGACGCCGTCCTCGTACCGCTGCTGCTCAGCCGCGGCTACCACGTCAAGCGCGACATCCCCGAGATGGCGGCCGCCGCACCCCGCGTACGCACCCGCGTCGCCGCCCCGCTCGGCCCGCACCCGCTGCTCGTGGAGACGCTGTACGCGCGGCTCGTCGAGGCCGGATGGCGGACCAGGATGAGCGACTCCGCCCGCCGCGCCAGCGGAGTCGTGCTCGCCGCCGCCGGTTCCCGCGACCCCGACGCGGCCGTCGACACCCGCCGCACCGCCCAGCTGCTCGCCGAACGCCTCGGCGTCCCCGTCGTCCCGGCGTACGCCTCCGCCGCCGCGCCCACCGTCCCCTCCGCCATGCGCGCCCTCGCCGCCCGCGGGCGCCACCGCATCGCCGTCGCCTCGTACTTCACCGCCCCCGGCCGCTTCGCCACCGAGTGCGCCGAGGCCGCCCCGTGGATCGCCGCCGATCCGCTCGGCGACCACCCGGCGATGGCCCGCCTGGTCCTGCACCGCTACGACCAGGCACTCGCGACTCCGGCCACCACAGAACCGGAGCTGGCCGCGGTCTGA
- a CDS encoding deoxyguanosinetriphosphate triphosphohydrolase yields the protein MDGTAPPSDDYDPTSVDRWAAEPDKRPGRTAFQRDRARILHSSALRRLAGKTQVVTPGTRSQVWDASPRTRLTHSLECAQVGRELGAALGCDPDLVEAACLSHDLGHPPFGHNGEQALNEFAEDCGGFEGNAQSLRLLTRIEPKRFVRSETVTADAATAGGDLVSVGLNLTRAALDAATKYPWPRGAHPTDPKSPKFGVYEDDRPVFDWVRKGAPGTRTCFEAQVMDWSDDVAYSVHDVEDGLHAGHIDPNCLHAEPERQEIFAVAIGRYVPADTDPAELSEALDRLLDQEWWPHGYDGSAVAQARLKDATSQLIGRFCLAAEGATRATYGSGRLTRYNAELVVPKSARHECAVLKAVADRYVMQRAEQERLRADQRIVVAELAEALTVRAPDGMDPQFRALFDAAIDDRARKRVIVDQIASLTDASARSLHLRLTTRSHGGGRV from the coding sequence ATGGACGGCACCGCACCCCCCTCCGACGATTACGACCCGACGTCAGTCGACCGCTGGGCCGCAGAGCCCGACAAACGCCCAGGCCGCACCGCCTTCCAACGCGACCGCGCCCGCATCCTGCACTCCTCCGCCCTGCGCCGCCTCGCGGGCAAGACCCAGGTCGTCACCCCCGGCACCAGGAGCCAGGTCTGGGACGCCAGCCCCCGTACGCGACTGACCCACTCCCTGGAGTGCGCCCAGGTCGGCCGCGAACTCGGCGCCGCCCTCGGCTGCGACCCCGACCTGGTCGAGGCGGCCTGCCTCTCGCACGACCTGGGGCATCCGCCCTTCGGGCACAACGGCGAGCAGGCGCTGAACGAGTTCGCGGAGGACTGCGGGGGCTTCGAGGGCAACGCCCAGTCGCTGCGGCTGCTCACCAGGATCGAGCCCAAGCGCTTCGTCCGCTCCGAGACCGTGACCGCGGACGCTGCCACGGCGGGCGGCGACCTCGTCAGCGTCGGCCTCAACCTCACCCGCGCCGCACTCGACGCCGCGACCAAGTACCCCTGGCCGAGAGGCGCCCATCCCACCGACCCGAAGTCGCCGAAATTCGGGGTCTACGAAGACGACCGGCCGGTCTTCGACTGGGTCCGCAAGGGCGCCCCGGGCACCCGCACCTGCTTCGAGGCCCAGGTCATGGACTGGTCGGACGACGTGGCGTACTCGGTGCACGACGTCGAGGACGGCCTGCACGCGGGCCACATCGACCCCAACTGCCTGCACGCGGAGCCCGAGCGGCAGGAGATCTTCGCGGTGGCCATCGGGCGGTACGTGCCCGCGGACACCGACCCCGCCGAGCTGTCCGAGGCCCTGGACCGGCTCCTGGACCAGGAGTGGTGGCCGCACGGGTACGACGGATCGGCTGTCGCGCAGGCCCGGTTGAAGGACGCCACCAGCCAGCTCATCGGCCGCTTCTGCCTGGCCGCGGAGGGCGCCACGCGCGCGACGTACGGCAGCGGGCGGCTCACGCGGTACAACGCCGAACTCGTCGTGCCGAAAAGCGCGCGCCATGAGTGCGCCGTTCTCAAGGCCGTCGCCGACCGCTATGTCATGCAGCGCGCCGAGCAGGAGCGGCTCCGCGCGGACCAGCGGATCGTCGTCGCCGAGCTGGCCGAGGCGCTCACGGTCCGCGCGCCCGACGGAATGGATCCGCAGTTCCGGGCGCTGTTCGACGCCGCGATCGACGACCGGGCCCGCAAGCGTGTCATCGTCGACCAGATCGCTTCGCTCACGGATGCCTCGGCGCGTTCCCTGCACCTCAGGCTCACCACGCGTTCCCATGGGGGCGGAAGAGTGTGA